Genomic window (Campylobacter sp. RM16704):
TTTTATCACATCTAAATTATGCTCTATCACAAATACACTATTTCCAAGATCAACTAAATGCTGCAAAACCAAAATAAGCTTATTAACATCTTCAAAATGAAGTCCAGTTGTAGGCTCATCAAGTATATAAAGAGTTTTACCTGTATCACTTCTACTTAGCTCTTTAGCTAACTTTATGCGCTGAGCTTCTCCTCCACTCAAAGTCGTAGCATTTTGACCTAAAGTAAGATAATCAAGCCCAACTTTTACCAAAGTATCAAGCTTTTGTTTTATCTTTGGCACAGAAGTAAAAAACTCACTTGCCTCGATAATACTCATATTTAATACATCAGCTATATTTTTTCCTTTATATTTAATCTCGAGCGTCGCATCATTGTATCTTTTTCCATTACATATATCACAAGTTACCATCACATCAGGTAAAAAGTGCATTTCTATTTTAATTTCTCCATCTCCACTACACTTTTCACATCTTCCACCTTTAACATTAAAAGAAAAACGTCCTGCTTTATAGCCTCGCATTTTAGCTTCTTTAGTAGCTGCAAAAAGATTACGAATTTCATCCATAGCACCTGTGTAAGTAGCAGGATTTGATCTAGGGGTGCGACCTATAGGACTTTGATCAAGATAAATTACCTTATCTAGCTTTTCCAGGCCATCTATCTTAGCTCCACTTAGTTTTTTAACTTTCTTGGCATGGTTTAATTCTTCTTTTGCAAATGGAAGTAAGGTTTGTAAAATTAAAGAACTTTTTCCACTTCCTGAAACCCCTGTAATTGCCACTAGATTATGTAATGGAAAATCTACATTTAAATTTTGGATATTATTAATATTCACATCTTTTAAACTTATAAATTCTTTTTGTTCTCTATTTTTTTGATGGGCAATTTGCTTTTTACCACTCATGTAAAGTGCGGTTTGACTTTTACTTTTTAATAATTCTTTATAAGTTCCGCTAAATACAACCTCACCTCCAAATTTACCTGCTTTTGGTCCAATATCTACTATAAAATCCGCTTTTTCTATGGTCATTTTATCATGTTCAACTACTATTAAAGTATTGCCTTTTTGCTGAAGATTTCTTAATGTTTTAATTAATTTTGCGGTATCTCGCTCATGCAAACCTATACTTGGCTCATCTAAAACATACATTACTCCACTTAAACCACTACCAATTTGTGAAGCTATACGAATTCTTTGAGCTTCACCTCCACTAATAGTTCTTGCATCACGCCCTAAAGATAAATACCCAAGTCCCACATCATAAAGAAAAAATAATCTTTCATTAATTTCTTTAAAAATAGGCTTAGCAATCAATCTTTCTTGTTCGCTTAAATACGCAAAATTAGCTTCTTTTGAAAAAAATATAGTGGTGTTTTCTATACTCATATCTAAAATTTCACCTAAATTTTTTTCTGCCACCTTCACAGCTAAACTCTCAGCTCTTAAACGATGACCTCCGCAATCTTTACAAGTTTTTTCACTCATATATTCGCTTAAATCTTTTTCATCTTTTAACATTTCATAAGCGTATTTTACCGCACCTTCAAATTTACGATTTAATCTATGTCTTTTCCACAAAAAGTTAATATCCTTTGCATTACCATAAAGCACTAGACGCTTTTCTTCTTCACTTAACTCATTATATGGAATTTTTACCCTGATATCATTTTGCTCACAAAAGGCCATTAAAAACTTATAATAATAACTTTTATTAAATCCGTATAAAAGTTTTATGGCTCCTGATTCTAAACTCAATTCTTCATTAATAAGCTTTTTCATATCTAATGTATATCTTATACCAAGCCCATCACAAGAAGGACAAGCTCCTTTTGGAGAATTAAACGAAAAACTCAAAGGTTCAAGTAAAGGAAACGAAATTTTGCAATCAAAACAAGCATTATGCTCGCTATAATGAAAATGCTTGGCTATATTTAATTCCTCATTGTTTAAAACTTCAATTTCTACCTCACCAAAACTCTCACTAAGACCTTTTTCTATATCACTTGCAAGTCTTGCTAGCATATCTTCTTGCACTTCAAGCCTATCTATAACAAGTTTTATAGTATGTTTTTTTGTCTTGGCAAGCTCAATATCTTCATCAAGACGAGTTAAAACACCATCAATTTGAGCCCTCACATAACCTTTTGCAACTAAATTTTCTAAAAGGTCAGTAAAGCTTCCTTTTTTTTCTTTAATCAAAGGTGCATAAATAATAATTTTTGCCCCTTTTGGAAGCTTTAAAATTTCTCCCACAATATCTGCTGCACTCATAGACGAAATTTTTTGACCACACTGATGACAGTATTGTTCTCCAATTCTTGCATACAAAAGTCTTAAATAATCATAAATTTCAGTAATAGTACCAACAGTCGATCGAGGATTTTTTGAAGTAGTTTTTTGATCAATTGCTATTGCAGGAGTCAAACCCTCTATCTTATCTACATTTGGTTTACCAACTTTATCCAAAAATTGCCTTGCATAAGCACTTAAACTTTCAATATAACGACGTTGACCTTCTGCATAAAGTGTATCAAACGCCAAGGTTGATTTACCACTTCCACTAAGTCCTGTAAAAACTATAAGTTTATTTTTAGGAATTTTTAAATTTATATTTTTGAGGTTGTTTTCTTTAGCACCAATAATATTTATATTATCATCCATAATTTTTCCTATAATTAAAAATGAATTTTATATTTTACATAAGTAAAATAAAATACTTCTTTATTATTCAAATTAATTTTAAGAATCATATAAATTAAAATATTATATAATGATTATCAAAATTAATTTAAAGGACAGAAAATGAAATTTTCAAAAATTGTTTTTTTAGGATTTTTTATTACTAGTTCTGCTTTAGCACATCAATTTTTTCCAATGCAAACTAGTGATGGATATAAAGTAGGTTTTTGGGCTGATGATCATTGGGGCCAATATCAACCTGATAGAATTTTTGGAATTAGTGCAAAAGATTCAAAAGGGAAACTACTAAAAGCAGGGTATGACTAC
Coding sequences:
- the uvrA gene encoding excinuclease ABC subunit UvrA, producing MDDNINIIGAKENNLKNINLKIPKNKLIVFTGLSGSGKSTLAFDTLYAEGQRRYIESLSAYARQFLDKVGKPNVDKIEGLTPAIAIDQKTTSKNPRSTVGTITEIYDYLRLLYARIGEQYCHQCGQKISSMSAADIVGEILKLPKGAKIIIYAPLIKEKKGSFTDLLENLVAKGYVRAQIDGVLTRLDEDIELAKTKKHTIKLVIDRLEVQEDMLARLASDIEKGLSESFGEVEIEVLNNEELNIAKHFHYSEHNACFDCKISFPLLEPLSFSFNSPKGACPSCDGLGIRYTLDMKKLINEELSLESGAIKLLYGFNKSYYYKFLMAFCEQNDIRVKIPYNELSEEEKRLVLYGNAKDINFLWKRHRLNRKFEGAVKYAYEMLKDEKDLSEYMSEKTCKDCGGHRLRAESLAVKVAEKNLGEILDMSIENTTIFFSKEANFAYLSEQERLIAKPIFKEINERLFFLYDVGLGYLSLGRDARTISGGEAQRIRIASQIGSGLSGVMYVLDEPSIGLHERDTAKLIKTLRNLQQKGNTLIVVEHDKMTIEKADFIVDIGPKAGKFGGEVVFSGTYKELLKSKSQTALYMSGKKQIAHQKNREQKEFISLKDVNINNIQNLNVDFPLHNLVAITGVSGSGKSSLILQTLLPFAKEELNHAKKVKKLSGAKIDGLEKLDKVIYLDQSPIGRTPRSNPATYTGAMDEIRNLFAATKEAKMRGYKAGRFSFNVKGGRCEKCSGDGEIKIEMHFLPDVMVTCDICNGKRYNDATLEIKYKGKNIADVLNMSIIEASEFFTSVPKIKQKLDTLVKVGLDYLTLGQNATTLSGGEAQRIKLAKELSRSDTGKTLYILDEPTTGLHFEDVNKLILVLQHLVDLGNSVFVIEHNLDVIKNADYIIDMGPEGGIKGGKVIAKGSVKELAKNHKKTGSYTGHYLDLEIKNK